One genomic segment of Bacteroidota bacterium includes these proteins:
- a CDS encoding DUF5615 family PIN-like protein has product MRVLLDENLPRKLKRAFASSHDVVTVQEQGWSGVLNSELLRRADAAFDAFVTLDRGIEYQQDLTALSIRIVIVRARSNKLDDLLPLVPSIQVALERLAPGALAHVSG; this is encoded by the coding sequence GAAAACCTGCCGCGCAAGCTCAAACGGGCGTTCGCCTCCAGTCATGATGTCGTCACCGTTCAAGAACAGGGGTGGTCCGGCGTGCTCAACAGCGAGCTTCTGCGCCGGGCCGACGCGGCATTCGATGCGTTCGTGACGCTGGACCGTGGAATCGAGTACCAGCAGGATCTCACGGCGCTCTCGATTCGGATCGTGATCGTCCGCGCGCGCTCGAACAAGTTGGACGACCTCCTGCCTCTCGTGCCGTCGATTCAGGTCGCGCTCGAACGGCTTGCGCCCGGTGCGCTCGCCCACGTGTCGGGCTGA